Proteins found in one Subtercola endophyticus genomic segment:
- the pepN gene encoding aminopeptidase N: MPGENLTRLEAQERAALVSVQSYDVTLDVTQGPETFLSTTTVRFTATAGASTFIDAITKNVHSVLLNGKDLDPAQVSDGVRIQLDDLADDNVLTVVADALYTNTGEGLHRFVDPVDDEVYLYSQFEVPDSRRVFAVFEQPDLKATFTFTVTAPDYWQVVSNSPTPEPVSIGESKATWSFETTPVISSYITAIVAGPYVVERSELTSSDGRVIPLGVFSRASLSQYMDADYVFEKTRQGFEFYEKRFDYPYPFAKYDQLFVPEFNAGAMENAGAVTFTEAYVFRSKVTDAQRERRVVTILHELAHMWFGDLVTMKWWNDLWLNESFAEYISTLATAEATEWHGAWATFASTEKSWAYRQDQLPSTHPIFATINDLDDVQVNFDGITYAKGASVLKQLVAWVGQDEFLAGVGQYFKKHAYSNTELKDLLAELEDTSGRDLTEWSKLWLETAGVNTLRPEIETDSDGVITSFAITQTAPAEWPTIRPHRLAIGFYNMHEGALIRNHRVELDVAGELTEVPELAGLTRPDLVLLNDDDLAYTKIRLDGQSLSTAISHLGAIEDGLARSIVWGSAWDATRDAESRPRDFIRLVLGNIASEDESTTLRTALNQVVQTAAIYVAPSFKAEAQAEVADELWGLARNAAPGSDEQFQFVKFFAAAAKTDETLAVVESLLEGSTKLEGLEIDTDLTWDLLTSLVAAGKAGEAQIDAALAADNTASGAQSAASARASIPTADAKAKAWASLVDTDDASNLIVRATTVGFQRANDDALLQPYIAKYFDAVQTLWETRTYQIAATLITGLYPAGLASQELRDATQAWLDTDPQPAALRRLVVENLAGVDRALAAQAKDAE, encoded by the coding sequence GTGCCTGGAGAAAACCTCACCCGTCTCGAAGCCCAAGAACGCGCCGCGCTGGTGTCTGTTCAGAGCTACGACGTGACCCTCGACGTGACCCAGGGACCTGAGACGTTCTTGAGCACGACCACGGTGCGCTTCACGGCTACGGCCGGAGCATCCACTTTCATCGATGCCATCACGAAGAACGTGCACTCGGTGCTGCTCAACGGAAAAGACCTCGACCCGGCCCAGGTGAGCGACGGCGTGCGCATTCAGCTCGACGACCTGGCAGACGACAACGTTCTGACGGTCGTCGCCGACGCGCTGTACACCAACACCGGCGAGGGGCTGCACCGCTTCGTCGACCCGGTCGACGACGAGGTCTACCTCTACAGTCAGTTCGAGGTGCCAGACTCGCGCCGCGTTTTCGCGGTGTTCGAACAGCCCGACCTCAAGGCGACCTTCACTTTCACGGTCACCGCGCCCGACTACTGGCAGGTGGTGTCGAACTCCCCCACCCCCGAACCCGTCTCGATCGGTGAGAGCAAAGCCACCTGGAGCTTCGAGACCACGCCCGTCATCTCGTCGTACATCACCGCAATCGTCGCCGGCCCGTACGTAGTCGAGCGCAGCGAGCTGACCTCGAGCGACGGCCGCGTGATTCCGCTCGGCGTGTTCTCGCGGGCGTCGCTGTCGCAGTACATGGATGCCGACTACGTGTTCGAGAAGACCCGCCAGGGCTTCGAGTTCTACGAGAAGCGCTTCGACTACCCGTACCCGTTCGCCAAGTACGACCAGCTGTTCGTTCCCGAGTTCAACGCCGGAGCCATGGAGAACGCCGGCGCCGTGACCTTCACTGAGGCGTACGTCTTTCGTTCGAAAGTAACGGATGCCCAGCGCGAGCGCCGCGTCGTGACGATCTTGCACGAACTCGCACACATGTGGTTCGGCGACCTGGTCACCATGAAGTGGTGGAACGACCTCTGGCTGAACGAGTCGTTCGCCGAGTACATCTCCACGCTCGCCACAGCCGAGGCCACCGAGTGGCACGGCGCCTGGGCGACCTTCGCCTCCACGGAGAAGAGCTGGGCCTACCGCCAAGACCAGCTGCCCTCGACCCACCCCATCTTCGCGACCATCAACGATCTCGACGACGTGCAGGTCAACTTCGACGGCATCACCTACGCCAAGGGCGCCTCGGTGCTGAAGCAGCTCGTGGCCTGGGTGGGGCAAGACGAGTTTCTCGCCGGCGTCGGCCAGTACTTCAAGAAGCACGCCTATTCGAACACCGAGTTGAAAGACCTGCTCGCCGAGCTCGAAGACACCAGCGGCCGCGATCTCACCGAGTGGTCGAAGTTGTGGCTCGAGACGGCCGGCGTGAACACGCTGCGGCCCGAGATCGAGACCGACTCCGACGGGGTGATCACGAGCTTCGCCATCACGCAGACGGCGCCAGCCGAGTGGCCGACCATCCGGCCGCACCGCCTCGCGATCGGCTTCTACAACATGCACGAGGGTGCGCTCATTCGTAATCACCGGGTCGAACTGGATGTCGCGGGCGAACTCACCGAGGTGCCCGAGCTCGCGGGGCTGACCCGGCCCGACCTCGTGCTGCTGAACGACGACGACCTCGCCTACACGAAGATCCGCCTCGACGGGCAGTCGCTCTCGACCGCGATCTCGCACCTCGGAGCGATCGAAGACGGGCTCGCCCGCTCCATCGTCTGGGGCTCCGCGTGGGATGCGACGCGCGACGCCGAGAGCCGGCCGCGCGACTTCATTCGACTCGTACTGGGCAACATCGCGAGCGAAGACGAGAGCACGACACTGCGCACGGCGCTGAACCAGGTCGTGCAGACGGCGGCGATCTACGTGGCGCCCTCGTTCAAGGCCGAGGCGCAGGCCGAGGTCGCCGACGAGCTGTGGGGGCTGGCGCGAAACGCCGCCCCGGGCTCTGACGAGCAGTTCCAGTTCGTGAAGTTCTTCGCGGCAGCCGCGAAGACCGACGAGACTCTCGCCGTGGTCGAATCACTGCTCGAAGGCTCGACCAAGCTCGAAGGCCTCGAGATCGACACCGACCTCACCTGGGACCTGCTGACGTCTCTGGTGGCCGCCGGCAAGGCGGGCGAGGCGCAGATCGATGCCGCACTGGCGGCCGATAACACCGCATCGGGTGCACAGAGCGCGGCGAGCGCACGGGCATCCATTCCCACCGCAGACGCCAAGGCGAAGGCGTGGGCCTCGCTCGTCGACACCGACGACGCGTCGAACCTCATCGTGCGGGCGACAACCGTCGGTTTTCAGCGAGCGAACGACGACGCGCTGCTGCAGCCGTACATCGCGAAGTACTTCGACGCGGTGCAGACGCTGTGGGAGACCCGCACCTACCAGATCGCCGCGACGCTGATCACCGGTTTGTACCCGGCCGGGCTCGCGAGCCAGGAGCTGCGGGATGCGACGCAGGCCTGGCTCGACACCGACCCCCAGCCGGCCGCACTGCGGCGTCTCGTGGTCGAGAACCTCGCGGGCGTCGACCGTGCTCTCGCGGCGCAGGCCAAAGACGCCGAATAA
- a CDS encoding ribose-5-phosphate isomerase has protein sequence MRIHLGTDHAGLDFSRHLYEHLTAAGHEVVDHGPSAYDPIDDYPSFCINAALAVVRDQQAGVEALGIVFGGSGNGEQIAANKVQGARAALVWSESTALLARQHNDANLIAIGARQHTVDEAVAFIDTFVNEPFSLEERHVRRIAQLAEYEATGAIAGIYVGADVNPAAAAGAAATGDIA, from the coding sequence ATGCGCATTCACCTCGGCACCGACCACGCGGGGCTCGACTTCAGTCGCCACTTGTACGAGCACCTCACGGCGGCCGGCCACGAGGTCGTCGACCACGGCCCGTCCGCGTACGACCCCATCGACGACTACCCGTCGTTCTGCATCAATGCCGCGCTCGCCGTGGTACGCGACCAGCAGGCGGGAGTCGAGGCTCTCGGCATCGTGTTCGGCGGTTCGGGCAACGGCGAGCAGATCGCCGCGAACAAGGTGCAGGGCGCTCGCGCCGCACTGGTCTGGAGTGAATCGACGGCGCTGCTGGCCCGCCAGCACAACGATGCGAACCTCATCGCCATCGGTGCCCGCCAGCACACCGTCGATGAAGCCGTCGCCTTCATCGACACCTTCGTCAACGAGCCGTTCTCGCTCGAAGAGCGGCACGTGCGCCGCATCGCCCAGCTGGCCGAATACGAAGCGACGGGCGCAATCGCGGGCATCTACGTGGGAGCCGATGTCAACCCGGCCGC
- a CDS encoding type II toxin-antitoxin system HicA family toxin, giving the protein MLKQAGWHPSEQFVGSHRKWRSPDGLRSVSEGHRMISPGVFRQVMKAIEETAVDDV; this is encoded by the coding sequence ATGCTCAAACAAGCAGGGTGGCATCCTTCTGAGCAGTTCGTCGGGAGTCATCGAAAATGGCGTTCCCCTGACGGCCTGCGAAGTGTCTCGGAAGGCCACCGAATGATCTCACCGGGCGTTTTTCGACAGGTGATGAAGGCAATTGAGGAGACTGCAGTTGATGACGTTTGA